A stretch of Apis cerana isolate GH-2021 linkage group LG1, AcerK_1.0, whole genome shotgun sequence DNA encodes these proteins:
- the LOC107994933 gene encoding far upstream element-binding protein 3, whose translation MSDYSAVAPPQNFSQSSAFAAALQRAKQIAAKINPAGAQNNQDAKLKRPLEDGSEPEAKKMASLVSDPLIGLRGPAGSNSLGESINPTGRSGQGGSSSGPIGNVGGICNEDIRVPDNMVGLIIGRGGEQITRLQSETGCKIQMASESGLPERVCTLTGSREAVNRAKELVLSIVNQRSRTEGIGDMSGSSGGMMGHPGFVEIMIPGPKVGLIIGKGGETIKQLQEKSGAKMVVIQEGPSQEQEKPLRITGDPQKVEYAKQLVYELIAEKEMQMFHRGSRGSDRSGNYSNDSNFNHGSGTTDGVEVLVPRAAVGVVIGKGGDMIKKIQAETGARVQFQQGREDGPGDRKCIVSGKHQAVEQVRQRIQELIDSVMRRDDGRSNMGTRSGPRGNGFSNNRNPNEYGGWDRRQGGPMQDKIETTFTVPSSKCGIIIGKGGETIKQINQQTGAHCELDRRNQSNENEKIFIIRGNPEQVEHAKRIFSEKLGMAPANTSFTGTQGAIGYNPTWNAGTAYQAWPSQPQSTDTNTASQTPVQVNPQTGQPDYSAQWAEYYRSLGMHREADMIEQQAKQGKQDHNQQSGNTQNQSNTSTPNAAGSTQQQQQQTQQQQQTGATQNGGQADYSAQWAEYYRSIGKIKEAEAIEAQMKAGKLGIQNNQIAQQQIQQSIQSQSGPTSGTPNTFPQTYGSYPTINASSTPTGYYAAGAGSTTQPQTGQQNPSFPTGYQNYPYSQTNTES comes from the exons ATGAGTGACTATTCAGCGGTTGCTCCGCCTCAAAATTTTAGTCAAAGCTCCGCATTTGCGGCAGCTTTGCAACGTGCAAAACAA ATAGCAGCAAAGATTAACCCAGCTGGTGCTCAAAATAATCAGGATGCTAAATTAAAACGTCCCCTTGAAGATGGATcag AACCTGAGGCAAAAAAAATGGCATCATTAGTGTCAGATCCATTGATAGGACTTCGAGGCCCAGCAGGAAGTAATTCTTTAGGGGAATCAATTAATCCAACTGGACGATCAGGACAAGGAGGATCTTCATCAGGACCAATAGGAAATGTAGGTGGTATCTGTAATGAAGATATCAGAGTTCCAGATAACATGGTTGGTTTGA TAATTGGCAGAGGTGGAGAACAGATAACAAGATTGCAAAGTGAAACAGGATGTAAAATACAAATGGCATCAGAAAGTGGACTACCTGAACGTGTTTGCACATTAACTGGTTCACGAGAAGCTGTCAA TCGAGCTAAAGAATTGGTATTATCAATTGTAAATCAAAGAAGTAGAACTGAAGGAATTGGCGATATGAGTGGAAGTAGTGGAGGAATGATGGGTCATCCAGGATTTGTTGAAATAATGATTCCTGGACCAAAAGTTGgcttaattattggaaaaggaggagaaacaataaaacaaCTTCAAGAAAAATCTGGAGCAAAAATGGTTGTTATACAAGAAGGCCCTTCTCAAGAACAAGAAAAACCTTTAAg gataACTGGTGATCCTCAAAAGGTTGAATATGCCAAACAATTAGTATATGAATTAATAGCTGAAAAAGAAATGCAAATGTTTCATAGAGGTTCAAGAGGGAGTGATAGGAGTGGAAATTACTCAAATGatagtaattttaatcatgGTTCTGGAACCACTGATGGAGTAGAG gtaCTTGTTCCAAGAGCTGCTGTAGGTGTTGTTATTGGTAAAGGAGgagatatgattaaaaaaatacaagcaGAAACTGGAGCAAGAGTTCAATTCCAACAAGGGCGAGAAGATGGTCCTGGGGATAGAAAATGTATAGTATCTGGAAAGCATCAAGCTGTAGAACAAGTGCGTCAACGTATTCAAGAACTTATTGATAGTGTAatg agaagAGATGATGGTAGAAGTAATATGGGAACAAGAAGTGGTCCAAGAGGCAATGGATTTAGCAATAATCGAAATCCAAATGAATATGGTGGATGGGATAGACGTCAAGGAGGTCCTATgcaagataaaatagaaacgaCATTTACTGTTCCATCTTCAAAATGTGGTATCATTATTGGAAaag gTGGTGAAAccattaaacaaataaatcagCAAACTGGAGCACATTGTGAATTAGATAGAAGAAATCAAAGTAAtgaaaacgagaaaattttcataattcgtGGAAATCCCGAACAAGTGGAACAtgcaaaaagaatatttagtgAAAAATTAGGCatg gcTCCAGCTAATACTTCATTTACTGGTACACAAGGAGCAATTGGATATAATCCAACATGGAATGCAGGAACAGCTTATCAAGCTTGGCCAAGTCAACCTCAGTCTACTGATACAA atactGCAAGTCAAACACCTGTTCAAGTAAATCCACAAACGGGACAACCGGATTATAGTGCACAATGGGCAGAATATTATCGATCACTAGGTATGCATAGAGAAGCAGATATGATCGAACAACAAGCAAAACAAGGAAAACAAGATCACAATCAACAATcag gaaaTACACAGAATCAATCTAATACATCAACACCTAATGCTGCTGGATCTactcaacaacaacaacaacaaacacaacaacaacaacagacGGGAGCAACACAGAATGGCGGTCAAGCCGATTATAGTGCACAATGGGCAGAGTATTATAGAAGTATtggtaaaataaaagaagcagAAGCTATAGAAGCTCAAATGAAAGCAGGCAag TTGGGAATACAAAACAATCAAATTGCTCAACAACAAATACAACAAAGTATACAAAGTCAATCCGGTCCAACAAGTGGGACTCCTAATACATTTCCACAAACTTATGGTAGTTATCCAACAATAAATGCTAGTTCAACTCCTACGGGTTATTATGCAGCAGGAGCTGGTTCTACCACACAGCCACAAACTGGTCAACAAAATCCGTCTTTCCCAACGGGCTATCAGAACTATCCTTATTCACAAACGAATACAGAAAGTTAA